Proteins found in one Arachis stenosperma cultivar V10309 chromosome 8, arast.V10309.gnm1.PFL2, whole genome shotgun sequence genomic segment:
- the LOC130945603 gene encoding pentatricopeptide repeat-containing protein At5g41170, mitochondrial-like, with protein sequence MLDALYIHGKIIPKGFWFDEVMYGTLLNGLFKMGKTRVAIQMLGQMEGHFVRPNLVMYNIVVDGLCKDGLLNDALNLYSKMFHQGISPDMVTYRMLLQAQDMCDVMIKRGQQPDIITYTILMCGYCRNNEVDKARNLFDIPPASYRRRRNLELRSHRRNVVPLHRAATLELRTTVAGLASCLRCTATIPPAPTLFHRVSPSVVPCPLLAADPLCSVFASSSRVGGIAYRVFFLLCSVLTSECQTGFAFSVMSKFIKWGFRPSVVTWTTLMKGLFLNGKMLDALYIHGKIIPKGFRFDEVMYGTLLNGLFKTGKTRVAIQMLGQMEGHFVRPNLVMYNIVVDGLCKDGLLNDALNLYSKMLHQGISPDMVTYSSLIYGMLLQAQDMCDVMIKRGQQPDIITYTILMCGYCRNNEVDKARNLFDMVIERGVVPDVWSYNILIKGYCKIKRVDEALNLMEDKNIVPSIVTYNSLVDGLSKAGRISRAWEIVNEMHYCGQPSPDVNTYNIFLDYLCKNQHLDEAIKLFKKLMYERSFVPNVWSYNILISGYCQNKRLDEAKNLFQDMRLKNLDPNIVTYNILLHALCDRQQLGQAITLLNQIVDDDFCPNLYTYKILIHGL encoded by the exons ATGTTGGATGCACTATACATTCATGGTAAAATTATTCCCAAAGGATTTTGGTTTGATGAAGTTATGTACGGAACCTTACTCAATGGTCTGTTTAAGATGGGAAAAACAAGAGTTGCTATTCAAATGCTTGGACAAATGGAGGGTCACTTTGTTAGGCCAAATCTTGTAATGTACAATATTGTTGTTGATGGTTTGTGCAAAGATGGACTGTTGAATGATGCACTGAATTTGTATTCTAAAATGTTTCATCAAGGAATTTCCCCTGATATGGTCACTTACA GGATGCTATTGCAAGCCCAAGATATGTGCGACGTGATGATTAAAAGAGGTCAACAACCAGACATTATTACGTACACAATTTTGATGTGTGGATATTGTAGGAACAATGAAGTTGATAAGGCAAGAAACTTATTTGATATC CCACCGGCAAGCTACCGCCGCCGTCGCAACTTGGAGCTTCGTAGCCACCGTCGCAACGTCGTTCCCCTCCATCGTGCAGCCACACTTGAGCTTCGAACCACCGTCGCCGGCCTCGCCTCCTGCCTCCGTTGCACAGCCACTATCCCGCCGGCGCCAACTCTGTTCCACCGCGTCAGCCCTTCGGTCGTTCCCTGTCCCCTTCTTGCTGCTGATCCGCTCTGCTCTGTTTTTGCATCTAGTtctag GGTTGGTGGCATTGCTTACAgggtttttttccttttatgctCTGTTCTGACTTCTGAAT GCCAAACAGGTTTTGCTTTCTCGGTAATGAGCAAGTTTATTAAGTGGGGTTTTCGGCCAAGTGTTGTAACTTGGACTACACTAATGAAGGGGTTGTTTCTTAATGGTAAAATGTTGGATGCACTATACATTCATGGTAAAATTATTCCCAAAGGATTTCGGTTTGATGAAGTTATGTACGGAACCTTACTCAATGGTCTGTTTAAGACAGGAAAAACAAGAGTTGCTATTCAAATGCTTGGACAAATGGAGGGTCACTTTGTTAGGCCAAATCTTGTAATGTACAATATTGTTGTTGATGGTTTGTGCAAAGATGGACTGTTGAATGATGCACTGAATTTGTATTCTAAAATGCTTCATCAAGGAATTTCCCCTGATATGGTCACTTACAGTTCATTAATCTATG GGATGCTATTGCAAGCCCAAGATATGTGCGACGTGATGATTAAAAGAGGTCAACAACCAGACATTATTACTTACACAATTTTGATGTGTGGATATTGTAGGAACAATGAAGTTGATAAGGCAAGAAACTTATTTGATATGGTAATTGAAAGGGGTGTTGTGCCTGATGTTTGGAGTTATAACATCTTGATTAAAGGTTATTGCAAGATCAAAAGAGTAGATGAAGCCTTGAATTTGATGGAAGATAAGAATATAGTTCCAAGCATTGTAACGTACAATTCTCTAGTTGATGGCTTGTCCAAAGCCGGTAGAATCTCGCGTGCATGGGAGATTGTTAATGAAATGCATTATTGTGGTCAACCATCCCCTGATGTAAACACTTACAATATATTTTTAGATTACTTATGCAAAAACCAGCATCTTGATGAggcaattaaattatttaaaaaactcATGTATGAAAGAAGTTTTGTTCCAAATGTTTGGAGTTACAATATCTTGATCAGTGGTTATTGCCAGAATAAAAGATTAGATGAAGCCAAGAATCTTTTCCAAGATATGCGTCTCAAGAATTTGGATCCAAATATTGTAACTTACAATATATTGTTACATGCTTTATGCGACAGGCAGCAACTTGGCCAGGCAATTACACTATTAAACCAAATTGTTGACGATGATTTCTGTCCTAATTTGTACACATACAAAATACTTATACATGGTTTATAG